In one Planctomycetota bacterium genomic region, the following are encoded:
- a CDS encoding sigma-70 family RNA polymerase sigma factor: protein MNDVVEIGHSRASWSSSGASRSLVERLRTDEAGAWDRLVALYAPLVAHWCRRWRLSEADIADVMQDVFQAVASHVATLRIDRQSDTFRGWLRTITSNKIHDFFRKQSREPRGAGGSEALERMAQLVDEAQADLSAGEASSSSTPSTDDVTAERQLFQRGLELIRGEFEPRTWQAFWQTTVEGRAAKDVAADLGMSAGAVRVAKSRVLHRLRAELGDLQE from the coding sequence ATGAACGACGTCGTCGAGATCGGTCATAGCCGCGCTTCCTGGTCGTCGAGCGGCGCTTCACGCAGCCTGGTCGAGCGGTTGCGCACCGACGAGGCCGGCGCTTGGGACCGGCTGGTGGCGCTCTATGCGCCGCTGGTGGCCCACTGGTGCCGGCGGTGGCGGCTGTCGGAGGCTGACATCGCCGACGTGATGCAGGACGTGTTCCAGGCCGTGGCGTCGCACGTCGCCACCTTGCGCATCGACCGGCAATCCGACACCTTCCGCGGCTGGCTGCGGACGATCACCTCGAACAAGATTCACGACTTTTTCCGCAAACAATCGCGCGAACCTCGCGGCGCTGGGGGCAGCGAGGCGCTCGAACGAATGGCACAATTGGTCGACGAGGCCCAGGCTGACTTGTCGGCGGGGGAAGCATCGTCCTCAAGCACGCCATCGACCGACGATGTGACCGCCGAGCGGCAACTCTTCCAGCGCGGGCTCGAGCTGATCCGCGGCGAGTTCGAACCCCGCACCTGGCAGGCCTTTTGGCAGACCACGGTCGAAGGGCGCGCCGCCAAAGACGTCGCCGCCGACTTGGGTATGAGCGCCGGCGCCGTTCGCGTGGCCAAGTCCCGGGTGTTGCACCGGCTGCGGGCTGAATTGGGAGACTTGCAAGAATAA
- a CDS encoding HlyD family efflux transporter periplasmic adaptor subunit produces MLVVAFLATETDTTDAPRTARFERCLVSAIDEVEVPAQEPGLLSELTARPGQQVKRSDILGRINDTSASLRKQAAEAERDIAVEKASNDVNARYARAVRKVAETEYRLNADANAKVPGTKSLVEMQKLQLSIDQATLQIEQAEHDQKLAGLEAAANQIKVRLADDEIQRRQIRAPLAGEVVEVLYRAGEWVQMGDTVVRIVRLDRLRVEAFIKADRYSRSDVQGRPVQIRVAIGPNQQVTFAGQVTFVDPRIQAGGVYQVWAEVDNRQTDGQWELRPGLDAEMTIELAAPKQ; encoded by the coding sequence ATGTTGGTTGTTGCGTTCTTGGCCACCGAGACCGACACCACCGACGCTCCGCGCACCGCGCGGTTTGAGCGCTGCCTGGTTTCGGCGATTGATGAAGTCGAAGTTCCGGCCCAGGAGCCCGGGCTGCTCAGCGAGTTGACGGCTCGCCCCGGTCAACAAGTCAAGCGGAGCGACATCTTGGGGCGAATCAACGACACCTCCGCCTCGCTGCGCAAGCAGGCCGCCGAAGCCGAACGGGACATCGCCGTCGAAAAAGCCTCGAACGACGTCAACGCCCGCTATGCCCGCGCCGTGCGCAAAGTCGCCGAGACCGAATACCGGCTCAACGCCGACGCCAACGCCAAGGTGCCCGGCACCAAGTCGCTTGTCGAGATGCAAAAGCTGCAACTCTCGATCGATCAGGCTACGTTGCAAATCGAGCAAGCCGAGCACGATCAAAAGCTGGCCGGTCTCGAAGCGGCGGCGAACCAGATCAAGGTTCGGCTGGCCGACGACGAAATCCAACGCCGCCAAATTCGGGCCCCGCTCGCCGGCGAAGTCGTCGAGGTTCTGTATCGCGCCGGCGAATGGGTTCAGATGGGGGACACGGTGGTTCGCATCGTGCGGCTCGATCGACTGCGCGTCGAAGCGTTCATCAAAGCCGATCGCTACAGTCGCAGCGACGTGCAGGGGCGTCCCGTGCAAATCCGCGTGGCCATTGGTCCGAATCAACAAGTGACCTTCGCCGGACAGGTCACGTTCGTCGACCCGCGCATTCAGGCGGGGGGCGTCTATCAGGTGTGGGCCGAAGTCGACAACCGGCAAACCGACGGCCAATGGGAACTACGCCCCGGGCTCGACGCCGAAATGACGATCGAGTTGGCCGCGCCCAAGCAATAA